The DNA region ACTCTGAAGCTCGGTTTTGATATTGCGGTCATCGGCGAGGGGGAAGAGGTTCTGTTCCAGCTTCTCACAACGCTGAGGAGAACCGGGTACAAAATAACGCCTGAGCTGGCTGATATTAGAGGCCTCGCCTTCTATCTCAACGGCGAGTTTGTTTTCACTGGCTTTGCAAAGGTTGAGGACTTCTGGCGCTTTCCACCTTATCCGGAGAGCCTTCGGTTGGTATCCCCCATAGAGATAACCCGTGGCTGCCCCTTTGGCTGTTACTACTGCCAGACGCCTTACATCAAAGGGTTCCGCATGAGGCACAGGCCGATAGACCAGATAGTGAAGTACTCGCGCAGAATGAAGGACATGCGCTACATCACCCCAAACGCCTTCGCCTACGGTTCCCCTGGGGCAGTGCTGAAGCTGGACAAGCTTGAGGCCCTCCTGAAGGCGCTCCAGCCGCTGAGAAAGGAAGGCAGACGGCTTTTCTATGGAACTTTCCCGAGCGAGGTAAGACCGGAGTTCGTTCTACCAGAAACGCTGGAGCTCCTCATTGACTACGCGGACAACAGGAGGCTCGCCATCGGGGCCCAGAGCGGGGATGATGCGATGCTCAAAGCAATGCACAGGCTTCACAGGGTTGAACACGTCAAACGGGCCGTGGAGTACATGATAGAATACGGCTTCGAGCCCGTTGTGGACTTCATAGTTGGTCTGCCAAATGAGACCGAGGAGAGCCAGAGGATGAGCATTGAGCTCATGAGGTGGATTATGAACAAAGGTGGAACGGTTCGCGCCCACTACTTCATGCCCCTGCCCGGAACACCGTGGGCGCGCTGTAAGCCCTCCCCCCTGAGCGAGGAGATGAAGAGGTTTTTGGGAAGGATGGCGGCAGAAGGCAGGATAGAAGGCTCGTGGAGCAACCAGGTGGAGCTCTCCAGAAAGCTCCAGAGGTTAATGGATGAGTTCTACGAGGAGCCAATGAGCCACACGGTCCCGGTGAGAAACGCCTGCTAATGAAAAAGTTTTACCATGCTTGTATTGGATAGCTCGGGCCAGGTTCGATCCCCTTCCCGGCACTGCTCCCGCTCTCGGCGTCAAACCAGGGGTGGGCTTGGATGATCTTTTACTCTTCATAGGTTCCCTGGCGGGCTTTTTGGTGGTCTTGGACTAACGCAACCGGCTGGAAATCGGTGGTACTCATGGCCCTGCCGTTTATCGGGGCATTTCCGGCCCTGTATCACGGAAAGAAAAGCAACTACCTCCCCTGGTCGGTTTTCGGCTTCAGGTATAAGCTCTGAACACTGGCCAATAAGCTTATAACCACATCCCCTTGCCATCAGAACGACGGCGAAATGTACGCCGAAAACTATAAAAGGTTCCTGGAGCTTATAGACAAACTGCGAGAGTTTGAGGGGGCCATCATAGTTGAGGGCCCGCGAGACGAGGTAGCTCTGAGGAATTTGGGGGTCAGAGCGGAGATAATACGGCTCTCACGCTTACCGCTCGTTGAAATAGCGCTCGTTGCATCACGGTATCGCGACGTCATGATCCTTACAGACTTCGACAAAAAGGGCGAGGAACTTGCTAAAAAGCTCCTCTCGTACCTGGAGGGTTACTCCTGCAGAGTCGATACAGAGACCCGCAGAGAGCTCAGGAAAATCCTGAAGAAGGATATAAAAGGTGTTGAGGAGCTCTACGGGCTCTACCTCTCCGTTTCTGGCCCCCATTTGGAGGGGTTTCAATGAAAAGGGAGAAGCACGTCCTCCAGCATATTTTGTCCGAAAAGAAACGGGTAGAAAAGATGAGGGGTGATGATATGTCAGCCAAAGACGAATTCGGAACGACTAAATATATCATCTACGCTGAGTTTGAGGCGAACGGCGTTGTCGAAAGGCCCGACGTCGTTGGTGCAATCTTTGGTCAGACTGAAGGTCTTCTTGGGGACGATCTCGACCTCAGGGAGCTTCAGAAGACCGGGAGGATTGGAAGGATCAGGGTTGAGGTTCACACGAAGGCCGGGAAAACCTACGGAACGATAACAGTCCCATCGAGCCTCGACAGGGTTGAAACCGCGATCCTTGCGGCCGCCCTGGAGACGATAGACAGGGTTGGCCCGGCAGAGGCCCAGATAAAGGTTCTCCGCATCGAGGACGCGAGGGCAACCAAAAGAAAGTACATAATCGAGAGGGCCAAGGAGATACTTGAGACCCTCGTGGAGGAGGAGATACCTGAGACCCAGGAGCTCACGGAGGAAGTTAAAAAGGCTGTCCGTGCCAAGGAGCTGATTGAATACGGGCCGGAAAAGCTTCCCGCGGGGCCCCATGTGCCCTTCTCTGACTCGATCATAGTCGTTGAGGGCAGGGCGGACGTTCTCAACCTTCTCAAGCACGGCATAAAGAACGCGATAGCCGTTGAAGGAACCTCAATTCCCGAGACAATAATCAAGCTCAGCAAGGAGAGAATCGTTACCGCCTTCACCGACGGCGACCGCGGCGGGGAGCTTATACTTAAGGAGCTCCTCCAGGTTGCGGATGTGGACTACGTTGCCAGGGCGCCGGAGGGCAAGGAAGTCGAGGAGCTTACAAAGAAGGAGATCGTGAAGGCGCTCAGGAGCAAGATACCTGCGGAGCAGGTCATAACCGAGGTGTTTTACAAGGGAAAAAGCTTCTACGACATAATTAAGGAGAGGGAGAAGGCCGCAGAGGCAAAACCCGCGGAAAGCCTCGATGTTCAGCCCGAGGTGAAGGTGGAGAAGAAACCTGAGATGGAGGCTCAATTAACTGAGAAAATCCCTGAGAAAACACAGGAGGAGGAAGCGAAGGTTGAGACCAAGGCAGAGGAGGCCAGGATAATCAAACCCATTCAGCAGCAGCCAAAGAGGGCCTCCGAGCTGGAAGAGTTTGCGGACTTCATAGAGAGGGTTAAAAAGGAACAGACTGCCCTCCTGCTCGACAAAGACAAGAACATCATAGCGGAGATCCCCGTCAGAGACTTGCTGACGACGATAAGCAACAGGGACGGCATTTACGCCATAATATTCAACGGTATAATCACCCAGAGGCTTATAGACATCGTCAGTGAGAAGGGCGTCAAGTACTTGCTCGGGGCCAGAAAGGCCAACGTTGTCAGAAGGCCAATAGACCTGAAGATAATCACTTTTGCCGAGTGATGTGGGCTAACTTTATAACTCCTTCCTTTTCTTCTCTCCCAGGTGGTGAAAATGGAAGTTGAAACCCTAATCTGGAAGTATGCACTCATCAACGCATACCAGCACGGGGGGAAGGCCGAGCCCAAGGCAGTTGTGGGCAAGGTTCTCGGCGAGAACCCCGAACTAAGGGGGAAAGCTAAGGAGATAACCCCGCTCGTGAACGAGATAGTTGGGAAGGTGAACTCCCTCAGCCTTGAGGAACAGGAGGCAAAGCTAAAGGAGCTTTATCCCGAGTTCTTTGAGGGGAAGAAGGAAAAGAGGGAGGAAAAGAAGGGCCTCCCGCCGCTTCCGAAGGCAGAGAAGGGGAAAGTGGTCACCCGCTTTGCTCCTAACCCGGATGGCGCCTTCCACCTCGGGAACGCGAGGGCGGCTATTCTGAGCCATGAGTATGCGCGCATGTACGACGGCAAGTTCATCCTCCGCTTTGATGATACTGACCCAAAGGTCAAGAGGCCCGAGCCCATCTTTTATGAGTGGATTAAGGAGGACCTTGAGTGGCTCGGCTTTAAGATTGACGAGATACACTCGGCCAGCGACAGGCTTGAAATCTACTACGACTACGCCGAGAAGCTCATTAAGATGGGCAAGGCCTACGTCTGCACCTGCCAGCCGGAGGAGTTCAGCGAGCTCAGGGACAGGGGAATTGCCTGCCCCCACAGGGAAGAGCCGGTCGAGGTTCAGCTCAAGCGCTGGAGGAAGATGCTCAACGGTGAGTATAAAGAAGGTGAGGCAGTGGTCAGGATAAAGACCGACCTCAAGCACCCAAATCCAGCCGTTCGCGACTGGCCGGCTTTGAGAATCGTAGACGACCCGGACCACCCGAGGACGGGCAACAAGTACCGCGTCTGGCCGCTCTACAACTTTGCCTCGGCCATAGATGATTACGAGCTGGGGATTACCCACATCTTCCGCGGGCAGGAACACGCGGAGAACGAGACTAGGCAGAGGTACATCTATGATTACTTTGGCTGGGAGTATCCAGTGACGGTGCACCACGGCAGGCTGAGCATCGAGGGAGTTATCCTCAGCAAGTCCAAAACGAGAAAGGGCATTATGGAAGGCAAATACCTCGGCTGGGACGACCCGAGGCTCGGAACCATCCGGGCACTCAGGAGGCGCGGTATAAGGCCCGAGGCAATAAGGGAGCTGATCATCGGGGTCGGCCTCAAGAGGAGTGACGCCACGATAAGCTGGGACAACCTGGCGGCCATAAACAGGAAGATAGTGGAACCGATAGCCAACCGCTACTTCTTCGTCGCCGATCCCGTTCCCATGTACGTTGAAGGTGCCGGGGAGTTCGTCGCCGAGATACCCCTCCACCCGGATCACCCCGAGAGGGGAGTCAGAAGGCTCAGGTTCGAGCCGGGTAAGCCGGTTTACGTTTCCAGGGACGACATGGAGCTGTTCAAGCCGGGCAACTTCGTCCGCCTGAAGGACCTCTTCAACGTTGAGATAGAGGAAGTGGGAGAGGAAGGCATCAGAGCAAAATTCCACAGCGTCGACTACGAGACAGCGAAGGAAAACCGCTGGAAGATGGTGCACTGGGTAACCGAGGGCAGGCCCTGCGAGGTTCTCGTTCCGGAAGGAGACGAGCTTATCCTCAGAAAAGGCCTGCTTGAAGCCGATGCAGAGGTTAAGGTCGATGATATCGTCCAGTTCGAGCGCTTTGGCTTCGTCAGAATCGATGAGGTAAAGAAGGAGAAGGTCGTGGCGATATTCACCCACAAGTGACCTCTTTTAATTTTTAAAAAAAAGCTCAGGCCCCTTCTTCTGTTTTGGGCATCAGGGCCTCGCCAAAGAGGCCGGCCAGTACCACTATCAAGGCCAGGAGTGCCGAGGCGTAGTAGATGCCACCCAGGTTGATGTCGTGGCCGAGCTGGATGAGGAACCCTACAATAAACAGGGCCCCCGATATCAAGACCACGCCGAGCTGGACTGGGGTCATGCCCTCTTTCCTTGAGATTATCGGATACATCTCGAATATTGCCGTAACGAAGAGTGCCGTACTGACTGCTCTGAGCATCATGTCGGCAACGCTTGGTGGGGAGTCGAGCACACCCACGAGGAGAACAAGGCCAGTGAGGTAAACGGCGGCCCTGTTTCTGCCCGTCTTGAGGAGGTACTGGAGTATCTGGAGGGCCACCTCGGAATTCGGCAGAATGCTGGTCAGCCCCGCCATGAACACGGCCAGTCCGATTGCGTAGAGGACGAGGGTGTGGTTTGCGAGCATATCCGGCAGCTTTCCGAGAAGAGCTATCGCGGCCTCTTCACCCCCGGCTACATACTCGTTAAATGCACTGGGGTCAGTCGGTGCAGCTATGTAAATAATGGCTATCGTGGAGAGGATCCCGAGGATGAACTGGATGAAGACGCCCGTTCCTATGATGACCTTTGGGTTGAACCTCTCGTTCAGGAAGCTCCCGAGCATTATGTAAAAGCCGAACCCAAGCCCAACAGCGTAAATGGCCCTGTCAGTGGCCTCCCTAAGCAGGCTGAAGGTTATGGGGTGGGAGCTGAGGAGCATTCTCCACGCGCTGGAAATGGCCTCCGCGTTCTTGGGGATCTGGCTCATCGAAAGTATGGCCAGAGCAGGGATTATCAGCACGAGAAAGAGCGACCCCAGGGCCATTATTGTGAAGGTCTTCTCCTTTGCGCGGGAGATAACGACGAAGATTATG from Thermococcus zilligii AN1 includes:
- a CDS encoding sodium-dependent transporter — its product is MFLSYYTGNVGLSLLSPFLGTGTIARLVAKVILIAIIFVVISRAKEKTFTIMALGSLFLVLIIPALAILSMSQIPKNAEAISSAWRMLLSSHPITFSLLREATDRAIYAVGLGFGFYIMLGSFLNERFNPKVIIGTGVFIQFILGILSTIAIIYIAAPTDPSAFNEYVAGGEEAAIALLGKLPDMLANHTLVLYAIGLAVFMAGLTSILPNSEVALQILQYLLKTGRNRAAVYLTGLVLLVGVLDSPPSVADMMLRAVSTALFVTAIFEMYPIISRKEGMTPVQLGVVLISGALFIVGFLIQLGHDINLGGIYYASALLALIVVLAGLFGEALMPKTEEGA
- a CDS encoding toprim domain-containing protein, giving the protein MYAENYKRFLELIDKLREFEGAIIVEGPRDEVALRNLGVRAEIIRLSRLPLVEIALVASRYRDVMILTDFDKKGEELAKKLLSYLEGYSCRVDTETRRELRKILKKDIKGVEELYGLYLSVSGPHLEGFQ
- a CDS encoding TIGR04013 family B12-binding domain/radical SAM domain-containing protein, which gives rise to MPEIAVRMTKRNHNAFVHLLGALESQGFDLGELLITKDFNEILTARPKVVLYSFFTEEIWGPLPMEVKLLKERGALLVAGGYHAIAMPKHTLKLGFDIAVIGEGEEVLFQLLTTLRRTGYKITPELADIRGLAFYLNGEFVFTGFAKVEDFWRFPPYPESLRLVSPIEITRGCPFGCYYCQTPYIKGFRMRHRPIDQIVKYSRRMKDMRYITPNAFAYGSPGAVLKLDKLEALLKALQPLRKEGRRLFYGTFPSEVRPEFVLPETLELLIDYADNRRLAIGAQSGDDAMLKAMHRLHRVEHVKRAVEYMIEYGFEPVVDFIVGLPNETEESQRMSIELMRWIMNKGGTVRAHYFMPLPGTPWARCKPSPLSEEMKRFLGRMAAEGRIEGSWSNQVELSRKLQRLMDEFYEEPMSHTVPVRNAC
- the dnaG gene encoding DNA primase DnaG, with translation MKREKHVLQHILSEKKRVEKMRGDDMSAKDEFGTTKYIIYAEFEANGVVERPDVVGAIFGQTEGLLGDDLDLRELQKTGRIGRIRVEVHTKAGKTYGTITVPSSLDRVETAILAAALETIDRVGPAEAQIKVLRIEDARATKRKYIIERAKEILETLVEEEIPETQELTEEVKKAVRAKELIEYGPEKLPAGPHVPFSDSIIVVEGRADVLNLLKHGIKNAIAVEGTSIPETIIKLSKERIVTAFTDGDRGGELILKELLQVADVDYVARAPEGKEVEELTKKEIVKALRSKIPAEQVITEVFYKGKSFYDIIKEREKAAEAKPAESLDVQPEVKVEKKPEMEAQLTEKIPEKTQEEEAKVETKAEEARIIKPIQQQPKRASELEEFADFIERVKKEQTALLLDKDKNIIAEIPVRDLLTTISNRDGIYAIIFNGIITQRLIDIVSEKGVKYLLGARKANVVRRPIDLKIITFAE
- a CDS encoding glutamate--tRNA ligase, coding for MEVETLIWKYALINAYQHGGKAEPKAVVGKVLGENPELRGKAKEITPLVNEIVGKVNSLSLEEQEAKLKELYPEFFEGKKEKREEKKGLPPLPKAEKGKVVTRFAPNPDGAFHLGNARAAILSHEYARMYDGKFILRFDDTDPKVKRPEPIFYEWIKEDLEWLGFKIDEIHSASDRLEIYYDYAEKLIKMGKAYVCTCQPEEFSELRDRGIACPHREEPVEVQLKRWRKMLNGEYKEGEAVVRIKTDLKHPNPAVRDWPALRIVDDPDHPRTGNKYRVWPLYNFASAIDDYELGITHIFRGQEHAENETRQRYIYDYFGWEYPVTVHHGRLSIEGVILSKSKTRKGIMEGKYLGWDDPRLGTIRALRRRGIRPEAIRELIIGVGLKRSDATISWDNLAAINRKIVEPIANRYFFVADPVPMYVEGAGEFVAEIPLHPDHPERGVRRLRFEPGKPVYVSRDDMELFKPGNFVRLKDLFNVEIEEVGEEGIRAKFHSVDYETAKENRWKMVHWVTEGRPCEVLVPEGDELILRKGLLEADAEVKVDDIVQFERFGFVRIDEVKKEKVVAIFTHK